One genomic window of Ilyobacter polytropus DSM 2926 includes the following:
- a CDS encoding potassium/proton antiporter, with amino-acid sequence MEKVCIILAALIFSSIYSLKLSKKFNIPTLIIYLGVGMLAGSEGFGGIEFDNAGLAQFIGNLALCIILFSGAYNTDIKEVSAVKKEGLALAFAGVFFNTVLVAVPIYFFTPFDFFGALLFGAIVSSTDASAVMSILSFGGLNIKDKVRGILKLESGTNDPMANVIIILLINIIKLGNIGIIQGLVFLSLQILVGAVAGFIFSKLTVKFINKFEIKMQELHQLIILGSILFTYGFTNILKGNGFMAIYILGITLGNTRLSYKRNMGRFFGSLSWMVEVGMFVMLGILVFPSRFLAIWKLGLAVSLVLIFLARPLSVFITLSKSGLDKREKLFIAWGGLKGAVPIVFATFPLVEGIVNAELIFNLVFFVVLLSVIFQGMTLPFASSYLGLKETKSKVFEKGDLENLEYFEESLVKVKVRNEGEVAEKKISEIGLPKDILLILINRKGKHILPKGDTVIETGDELYILGESSEEIENYITKALETINSTDEKQQA; translated from the coding sequence ATGGAAAAAGTTTGTATAATTTTAGCCGCTTTAATATTTTCTAGTATCTATTCCCTGAAACTTTCTAAGAAGTTTAATATCCCCACCTTGATAATATATCTAGGAGTGGGGATGCTTGCAGGCTCAGAAGGTTTTGGGGGAATAGAATTTGACAATGCAGGACTAGCCCAGTTTATTGGGAATCTGGCACTTTGTATTATTCTTTTTTCAGGAGCCTATAATACAGATATAAAAGAGGTGTCAGCAGTAAAAAAAGAGGGTCTGGCTCTTGCTTTTGCAGGAGTATTTTTCAATACCGTTTTAGTAGCTGTGCCCATATATTTTTTTACTCCCTTTGACTTTTTTGGTGCACTTCTTTTTGGGGCGATAGTTTCTTCTACAGATGCCTCTGCAGTGATGTCGATACTGTCATTTGGTGGGCTCAATATCAAAGACAAGGTAAGAGGGATATTGAAACTTGAGTCAGGAACCAATGACCCCATGGCCAACGTCATTATAATTCTTCTTATAAATATAATAAAATTAGGAAACATAGGTATTATTCAAGGTTTGGTATTTCTATCCCTTCAGATACTGGTGGGAGCCGTGGCGGGATTTATTTTTTCTAAGCTAACAGTTAAATTTATCAATAAATTTGAAATAAAAATGCAGGAACTCCATCAGCTGATTATACTTGGGTCGATACTTTTTACCTATGGATTTACAAATATCTTAAAGGGAAACGGTTTTATGGCCATCTATATTTTAGGAATAACTCTTGGAAATACTAGATTGAGTTACAAGAGGAATATGGGGCGTTTTTTCGGGTCCCTTTCATGGATGGTAGAAGTAGGGATGTTCGTCATGTTAGGGATTTTGGTTTTCCCAAGTAGATTTTTAGCCATATGGAAGCTAGGCTTAGCAGTGTCATTGGTGCTTATATTTCTGGCCAGACCCCTAAGTGTTTTTATAACTCTTTCTAAAAGCGGACTTGATAAGAGAGAAAAACTTTTTATAGCCTGGGGAGGCCTTAAAGGTGCGGTTCCCATAGTTTTTGCAACCTTTCCCCTGGTAGAGGGGATAGTTAATGCAGAACTCATATTCAATTTAGTTTTTTTCGTGGTTCTTCTTTCTGTGATTTTTCAGGGGATGACCCTTCCCTTTGCTTCTAGTTATCTGGGATTAAAAGAGACTAAAAGTAAAGTTTTTGAAAAGGGTGATTTAGAAAACTTAGAGTATTTTGAGGAAAGTCTTGTTAAGGTAAAAGTAAGAAATGAAGGAGAAGTGGCAGAAAAGAAAATTAGTGAAATCGGACTGCCTAAGGACATTCTTCTCATCCTCATAAACAGAAAAGGAAAGCATATACTTCCTAAGGGAGATACCGTAATAGAAACAGGGGATGAGCTCTATATTCTAGGAGAAAGCTCAGAGGAAATCGAAAACTATATCACCAAGGCACTAGAAACCATAAATTCTACAGATGAAAAACAACAGGCTTAA
- a CDS encoding 4Fe-4S binding protein, whose translation MFSKQLIKSSKKKKNFYENYTWIIFLLMWILPIFDIRFGILGLVSMSMAVILSIFSKGKPHCAYFCPRGGGLQKILTRFSMGYKTPKFITNKITRYGFTLLLTVKVVSGIVKSQNIYQLGSAMYMGFVATSILAITMGILMKPRVYCGELCHAGNIAGLINQIKTKNK comes from the coding sequence GTGTTTTCAAAGCAATTGATTAAATCATCCAAAAAGAAAAAGAATTTTTATGAAAATTATACCTGGATAATATTTTTACTTATGTGGATACTGCCAATTTTTGATATAAGATTTGGTATTTTAGGACTTGTTTCCATGTCTATGGCGGTAATCTTATCGATATTCAGCAAGGGAAAACCTCACTGTGCTTATTTTTGTCCTAGAGGTGGAGGTCTTCAGAAAATTTTGACTAGGTTTAGTATGGGGTACAAAACACCGAAATTTATAACAAACAAGATCACCAGGTACGGCTTTACCTTACTTTTGACTGTGAAAGTGGTTTCTGGTATTGTAAAATCCCAGAATATATATCAGCTGGGATCTGCCATGTATATGGGTTTTGTAGCCACTAGTATATTGGCCATTACAATGGGGATACTTATGAAACCAAGAGTTTACTGTGGGGAGCTATGTCATGCAGGGAACATTGCCGGACTTATAAATCAGATAAAGACGAAAAATAAATAA
- a CDS encoding permease yields the protein MKLIKRYKFFTITLLILTALFFVNHEMGVKAVGITVYSLKEMVLVIPPVFILLGLLDNWVPKETMVKYMGEDSGIKGVVLALFIGSAAAGPLYGAFPVAAVFMKKGVKFSNVIVFLGAWSTTKIPMFLFEMASLGSKFAFSRLVIDIFGIIIMARIVSNLIPKDEIKKIYINAENL from the coding sequence ATGAAACTTATTAAAAGATATAAATTTTTTACCATTACACTTTTGATTTTGACTGCATTATTCTTTGTGAATCATGAAATGGGAGTAAAAGCCGTGGGAATAACCGTTTATTCCCTGAAGGAGATGGTCCTTGTAATCCCTCCTGTATTTATATTGCTTGGACTTTTGGATAACTGGGTTCCAAAGGAAACTATGGTTAAATACATGGGTGAAGATTCAGGAATAAAAGGAGTTGTACTGGCTTTATTTATAGGGTCTGCAGCGGCAGGACCCTTATACGGGGCTTTCCCTGTGGCGGCGGTATTCATGAAAAAAGGGGTTAAATTCAGCAACGTAATAGTATTCTTAGGGGCCTGGTCCACTACCAAAATACCTATGTTTTTGTTTGAAATGGCATCTTTAGGATCTAAATTTGCCTTTAGCAGGTTGGTAATAGATATTTTTGGTATAATAATAATGGCCAGGATAGTTTCAAATCTGATACCTAAGGATGAGATAAAAAAGATATATATAAATGCAGAAAATTTATAG
- a CDS encoding flavocytochrome c: MTGKAHIFEGNIERWDETIDVIVVGSGFAGLTAAIEAHNSGASTLVLEKMNAAGGNSIISDGGIAAPGTELQKKYGFVDSPDMMYEDMMKAGLGINYPELVRVVVDNARDVFQWSVDYLEVEYLDRIDIFGGHSVHRCYTAKNITGATIIKKQMEKISELGIEVRFKSYLKNLVVDSNERVCGVVVREDYDYKDPEKGKDRYIKAEKGVILATGGFGADVDFRSSQDPRLTGKIGTTNKPFATSEVIKESINIGAMPVQLSHIQLGPWASPDEAGYGVGPMFSEYIVFQYGVIVDPAIGKRFVNELADRKTLSDKLLSIGHPCIGIADSKAVREAGWNIDSGLKRKVVRKFDSLEEVANFYGISAKEIKETIDRFNENFKEGVDRDFGKPLIENSSPICEAPYYAMRLWPKVHFTMGGIRIDADARVISIEGDVIKGLYAAGEVTGGVHGASRLGSCAITECMVFGKIAGKNIVNQIKI; the protein is encoded by the coding sequence ATGACTGGTAAGGCTCATATTTTTGAGGGAAATATTGAAAGATGGGATGAAACAATAGATGTAATAGTTGTAGGTAGTGGTTTCGCTGGGCTTACAGCTGCAATAGAGGCACACAACAGCGGAGCTTCTACCTTGGTTTTGGAAAAAATGAATGCAGCAGGAGGAAACTCTATTATCAGTGACGGTGGAATTGCAGCACCTGGGACCGAGCTTCAGAAAAAGTACGGTTTTGTAGATAGTCCCGATATGATGTATGAGGATATGATGAAAGCAGGTCTTGGGATAAATTACCCTGAACTAGTGAGAGTGGTTGTAGACAATGCCCGTGACGTCTTTCAGTGGTCAGTTGATTATCTAGAAGTAGAGTATCTTGACAGAATAGATATTTTCGGAGGACATTCGGTGCATCGTTGTTATACAGCAAAAAATATCACAGGGGCCACAATTATAAAAAAACAGATGGAAAAGATAAGCGAACTGGGGATTGAAGTAAGATTTAAGTCCTACTTGAAAAATCTAGTTGTGGACTCAAATGAAAGGGTCTGCGGTGTGGTAGTTAGAGAAGATTATGATTATAAAGATCCTGAAAAGGGTAAGGACAGATATATAAAGGCAGAAAAAGGAGTTATTTTGGCTACTGGAGGCTTTGGAGCTGATGTGGACTTCAGGTCCTCTCAGGATCCTAGGCTCACAGGAAAAATAGGTACCACTAATAAGCCTTTTGCAACATCGGAAGTTATTAAGGAGTCTATAAATATAGGGGCTATGCCGGTTCAGCTGTCACACATCCAGCTAGGACCATGGGCATCTCCTGATGAGGCAGGCTACGGAGTAGGACCTATGTTTTCAGAATATATAGTATTTCAGTACGGAGTTATTGTAGATCCTGCTATTGGAAAACGATTTGTAAATGAACTTGCAGACCGAAAGACTCTCTCAGACAAACTGCTCTCTATAGGACATCCTTGTATCGGTATCGCCGACTCAAAAGCTGTGAGAGAGGCTGGGTGGAACATAGATTCTGGCTTAAAGAGAAAAGTGGTTAGAAAGTTTGATAGTTTAGAAGAAGTGGCGAATTTTTATGGAATATCAGCAAAAGAGATAAAAGAAACGATAGACAGATTTAATGAAAATTTTAAAGAGGGTGTGGACAGGGATTTCGGTAAACCCCTTATTGAAAACTCCTCTCCAATTTGTGAGGCACCTTATTATGCCATGAGGTTGTGGCCTAAGGTTCATTTTACCATGGGGGGAATAAGGATAGATGCTGATGCCCGGGTGATAAGTATAGAGGGTGATGTAATCAAAGGATTATATGCAGCAGGAGAAGTTACAGGAGGAGTCCACGGAGCGTCTAGACTAGGAAGTTGTGCCATTACTGAATGTATGGTATTTGGAAAAATTGCCGGGAAAAATATAGTGAATCAAATTAAAATCTAG
- a CDS encoding flavocytochrome c — protein MKKLNDGKFYGSGIGYGGDIKLSLDIKDGKISKIDFLEHNETPVISDPAFDNVPSKIIEKNSILVPNVSGCSVSSRGIREAVKNALVEAGGDIETLENEILQSENLEKIAVGKNILKEKEEFDVVIVGAGGAGLAASISAAKKGASVVVLEKTAAVGGNTLVSMGGVNIPGNAAQRLKKLNDSHEIYFNDALTGGDGENNQELLKILSENALPTYEWLKEEVGVKFKEGELIHFGGHSVPRAAVFKGKYAVELITKLKKKALSLGVDIRTGVKAEKFIVKDSRVEGITASIGGSKVNFMGSKGVIMTTGGFSGNIEMRKKYNPELDERYKTTNQSGITGDGHVMCEEVQAGFVHMDYIQTFPISNPRTGALSHVGGSRFDGAILINKQGKRFVEELERRDVVSNGILSQEGGVAYLLWGQEIEKVANRTQSCKTEVAALKRENLFCQGDLKECGDFMGIDTEAIVETLERYNGFVASGKDEEFSRRGDLLPIQEGPYYIQAVAPAVHHTMGGVTVDDKNHVMDIEKRPIPGLFAAGEIVGGIHGTNRLGGNAITDILVFGKRAGENIMND, from the coding sequence TTGAAGAAATTAAATGATGGAAAGTTTTATGGAAGTGGAATAGGATATGGCGGAGATATAAAATTATCTCTAGATATAAAAGATGGGAAAATTTCTAAAATTGATTTTTTAGAGCACAACGAAACTCCGGTGATCTCAGATCCGGCCTTTGACAACGTGCCCAGTAAAATCATAGAAAAAAACTCCATACTGGTACCAAATGTATCAGGGTGTTCTGTGAGCTCAAGAGGAATAAGAGAAGCTGTTAAAAATGCCCTGGTTGAAGCTGGTGGAGATATAGAAACTCTAGAAAATGAGATCCTACAGTCGGAAAATCTAGAGAAGATAGCAGTGGGTAAAAATATACTAAAGGAAAAAGAAGAATTTGATGTGGTAATAGTAGGAGCAGGAGGAGCTGGACTTGCTGCCTCTATATCTGCTGCCAAAAAGGGAGCTAGTGTAGTAGTCCTTGAAAAAACAGCGGCAGTCGGAGGAAACACTCTAGTGTCTATGGGTGGAGTCAATATACCTGGAAATGCTGCTCAGAGGCTAAAAAAGTTAAATGATTCACATGAAATCTACTTTAATGATGCCCTTACTGGAGGAGACGGAGAGAATAATCAGGAACTTTTAAAGATATTGAGTGAAAATGCTTTACCTACCTATGAATGGCTAAAAGAAGAGGTAGGCGTAAAATTTAAGGAAGGGGAACTTATACATTTTGGAGGACACAGTGTTCCTAGAGCTGCAGTTTTCAAGGGGAAATATGCAGTAGAGCTTATCACAAAATTAAAAAAGAAAGCCTTATCTCTAGGAGTTGACATAAGAACAGGTGTCAAGGCCGAGAAGTTTATAGTAAAAGATTCTAGAGTAGAGGGAATAACTGCCAGTATAGGGGGATCTAAGGTAAACTTCATGGGAAGTAAAGGAGTCATAATGACAACTGGTGGATTCTCTGGAAATATAGAGATGAGGAAAAAATATAATCCTGAATTAGATGAAAGATACAAGACTACAAATCAGAGTGGAATAACCGGAGACGGTCATGTTATGTGTGAAGAAGTACAGGCTGGATTTGTGCACATGGACTATATTCAGACCTTCCCAATCTCAAATCCAAGGACAGGAGCCCTTTCTCATGTGGGCGGATCTAGATTTGACGGAGCCATCCTTATAAATAAACAGGGTAAAAGATTTGTAGAGGAGCTTGAAAGAAGAGATGTAGTTTCTAATGGGATTCTTTCTCAGGAAGGCGGAGTAGCTTACCTTCTCTGGGGACAGGAGATAGAAAAAGTTGCCAACAGAACCCAGTCTTGCAAAACAGAGGTGGCTGCCCTAAAAAGAGAAAACCTTTTCTGCCAGGGAGACTTGAAAGAGTGTGGTGATTTTATGGGCATAGATACAGAAGCTATAGTGGAAACTTTAGAAAGATACAATGGTTTTGTCGCTTCAGGAAAGGATGAAGAGTTTTCTAGAAGAGGAGACCTTCTTCCGATACAAGAGGGACCTTATTATATACAGGCCGTGGCTCCGGCAGTACACCACACAATGGGTGGAGTTACAGTTGATGACAAGAACCATGTCATGGATATAGAGAAAAGGCCAATTCCGGGACTATTTGCAGCAGGTGAGATAGTAGGAGGAATACACGGAACCAACAGACTCGGGGGAAATGCCATTACAGACATACTTGTATTCGGAAAAAGAGCCGGAGAGAATATAATGAATGATTAA
- a CDS encoding CitMHS family transporter, producing the protein MLLAVVGFLMLFVMMFLLFKGKTIPLVVFITVPVIAAFIAGFSVPEVVEFIQKGITKTSPMAVLFIFSVTFFGLMSDAGMFDAVVDKLVAKAGTNVVSIAVVTALVAIFSHLDGATVTTVLVTVPAFLPLYRKLNIRPQLLLLIVGAGMGVMNLLPWGGPVARASTVLGMDPNKLWHVMIPVQILGIVTTIAIAVLAAMREVKYHGAGVITHSEEVAVDEVEKKDDKENLKRPKLLFFNFALTAGVLALLLIDIFPTYFVFMIGCCVALIVNYPDPKEQKRRVKAHAPAALDVSAVMLSAGIMVGVLGKSGMLEAMTKPLLVIIPSALASHLHILLGTVALPLGTMLGTDSYFYGLMPLAIEVGKNYQITGLTMAVAMMIGKNLALFISPLVPATFLGIGLADIELKDHLKYSFGWLWATGMVMLVFAVMIGMIGL; encoded by the coding sequence ATGTTACTTGCTGTAGTAGGATTTTTAATGTTGTTTGTAATGATGTTTCTTTTGTTTAAAGGGAAAACCATTCCATTAGTTGTTTTCATTACCGTACCTGTAATAGCTGCTTTTATAGCTGGATTTTCAGTTCCCGAGGTCGTGGAGTTTATTCAAAAAGGGATAACTAAAACCAGTCCAATGGCTGTATTGTTTATTTTTTCAGTTACATTCTTTGGGCTTATGTCTGACGCTGGTATGTTTGATGCTGTAGTTGATAAACTAGTTGCAAAAGCTGGTACCAATGTAGTTAGTATAGCGGTTGTTACTGCTCTAGTGGCAATTTTCTCACACTTGGACGGAGCTACTGTTACTACTGTACTGGTTACGGTTCCTGCTTTCCTTCCTCTATATAGAAAATTAAACATTCGTCCTCAGCTTCTACTTTTAATTGTAGGTGCTGGAATGGGCGTAATGAATCTTCTTCCTTGGGGAGGTCCTGTAGCTAGAGCTTCAACTGTTTTAGGTATGGACCCCAATAAGTTATGGCATGTTATGATTCCAGTTCAAATACTAGGAATTGTAACTACTATCGCAATAGCTGTTCTTGCTGCAATGAGAGAAGTTAAGTACCACGGAGCTGGTGTAATAACACATTCAGAAGAAGTCGCAGTTGATGAAGTAGAGAAAAAAGATGACAAGGAAAACCTTAAAAGACCTAAGCTTCTTTTCTTTAACTTTGCATTGACAGCAGGTGTACTGGCCTTACTTCTTATAGATATATTCCCTACTTACTTTGTATTTATGATCGGTTGTTGTGTTGCACTTATAGTTAACTATCCTGATCCAAAAGAACAGAAAAGACGTGTTAAAGCTCACGCTCCTGCAGCTCTAGATGTATCTGCAGTTATGCTTTCTGCCGGTATAATGGTTGGAGTTCTTGGAAAAAGCGGAATGCTAGAAGCTATGACAAAGCCATTACTTGTAATAATACCTTCAGCATTAGCAAGTCATTTGCATATTTTATTAGGTACTGTTGCTTTACCACTTGGAACAATGCTTGGGACAGATTCTTATTTCTACGGTCTTATGCCGCTTGCAATAGAGGTAGGAAAAAACTATCAAATTACAGGTCTTACTATGGCTGTAGCAATGATGATAGGAAAAAATTTAGCTTTATTTATAAGTCCACTGGTTCCAGCCACATTTTTAGGTATAGGGCTTGCTGACATTGAATTAAAAGACCACTTAAAGTATTCTTTTGGATGGTTATGGGCTACAGGAATGGTTATGCTTGTCTTTGCTGTAATGATTGGTATGATTGGTCTTTAA